In Leptotrichia sp. OH3620_COT-345, the following proteins share a genomic window:
- the ytvI gene encoding sporulation integral membrane protein YtvI, with the protein MSEYKKFDFKKLYFILYIVLVLLVVLLLFKLGIFLFPFVIAVFFSIIIQPFGNFLRRKLKFSKKIATITSIVIFLIFFLSFISIVSLRLFGEIYKLSKNINTYTEDFKKLWTAAIDQGYIYLGYLPKGFTNQIKNSVTGVISLGSSKIGSFINGLIYFVTSIPTIIIYICITVLSTFFISLDKKEILKFLEQQLPELWLKKIYNIKKEMFTVLGSYIKAQIILMTICFFELLISFNLLFFLKFNIPYPLLISIVICLIDALPILGAGAILLPWAGISFLLGDIKLGLALILIYLLVLSVRQIMEPKLISQNIGVHPLVTLISMYSGFKFFGIMGFLIGPVVMIILKNVFSRELEVGFFREIFGSDISENKNDRNSDKNFKNNSNKNSENPLIENMPESLKKFIDDEFIDDKKC; encoded by the coding sequence ATGTCTGAGTATAAAAAATTTGATTTTAAAAAACTTTATTTTATTTTATATATAGTATTAGTACTTTTGGTAGTACTTTTACTTTTTAAATTAGGGATATTTCTTTTTCCTTTTGTAATAGCTGTATTTTTTTCAATAATAATTCAACCTTTCGGAAACTTTCTCCGACGAAAATTAAAATTTTCAAAAAAAATAGCTACCATTACTTCAATAGTAATATTTTTAATTTTTTTTCTAAGTTTTATAAGTATTGTTTCTCTTCGTTTATTCGGAGAAATTTATAAACTTTCAAAAAATATAAATACTTATACTGAAGATTTTAAAAAATTATGGACAGCTGCGATTGATCAGGGATATATTTATTTAGGATATTTGCCTAAAGGATTTACAAACCAGATTAAAAATTCCGTGACAGGAGTTATTTCGCTCGGTTCTTCCAAAATAGGAAGTTTTATAAACGGACTCATCTATTTTGTAACTTCCATACCCACAATAATAATATATATATGCATTACTGTACTTTCAACTTTTTTTATAAGTCTTGATAAAAAAGAAATTTTAAAATTTTTGGAACAACAACTCCCTGAATTATGGCTAAAAAAAATATATAATATAAAAAAAGAAATGTTTACAGTTTTAGGTTCTTATATTAAAGCACAGATTATTCTTATGACAATATGCTTTTTTGAACTTTTGATTTCTTTTAATTTACTGTTTTTTTTGAAGTTTAATATTCCCTATCCTCTATTAATATCAATTGTAATTTGTCTGATTGATGCTTTACCGATACTGGGAGCAGGAGCGATCTTACTTCCTTGGGCGGGAATATCATTTTTATTGGGAGATATAAAGTTAGGACTGGCTTTGATTTTGATTTATCTTCTTGTGTTATCTGTAAGGCAAATAATGGAACCTAAACTTATAAGTCAAAATATAGGAGTTCACCCTCTAGTAACATTGATTTCTATGTATTCGGGATTTAAATTTTTCGGAATAATGGGATTTCTCATAGGTCCCGTTGTTATGATTATATTGAAAAATGTATTTTCCAGAGAACTTGAGGTAGGCTTTTTCAGAGAAATATTCGGTAGCGATATTTCTGAAAATAAAAATGACCGAAATTCAGATAAAAATTTCAAAAATAACAGCAATAAAAATAGTGAAAACCCTTTAATTGAAAATATGCCCGAAAGTCTTAAAAAGTTTATTGATGATGAATTTATCGATGACAAGAAATGTTAA
- a CDS encoding PadR family transcriptional regulator codes for MKYIVLGILILKKSTVYEIRNIIKENFKSMCSDSMGSIQASLKKLLSEEMIIFKKYTERNINKKVYYITEIGRKEFLEWIKTPLNMGQMKNIELGKLLFMGLVPKEKRLLLIEEIIKNLEKEIFYLKKIMKKQKEFKEREKLTEYFKNNQEYSEKIMEANQSKTIDESISEIYQYEILTLQLGIDTTEFYVNWFKKVKKNIKKGDIKILKI; via the coding sequence ATGAAATATATTGTATTAGGGATACTAATACTGAAAAAAAGTACGGTTTATGAAATACGAAATATAATCAAAGAAAATTTTAAATCAATGTGCAGTGACAGTATGGGAAGTATTCAAGCATCATTGAAAAAACTTCTTTCAGAAGAAATGATAATTTTTAAGAAGTACACTGAAAGGAATATAAATAAAAAAGTTTATTACATTACTGAAATAGGCAGAAAAGAATTTTTAGAATGGATAAAAACACCTTTAAATATGGGACAAATGAAAAATATAGAATTGGGAAAACTTTTATTTATGGGATTAGTTCCTAAGGAAAAACGTTTACTTTTAATAGAAGAAATCATAAAAAATTTAGAAAAAGAAATTTTCTATTTAAAAAAAATAATGAAAAAACAGAAAGAATTCAAGGAAAGAGAAAAATTAACAGAATATTTTAAAAATAATCAAGAATACAGTGAAAAAATAATGGAAGCCAATCAAAGTAAAACAATAGATGAAAGTATTTCTGAAATTTATCAATATGAAATTTTGACACTTCAGTTAGGAATTGATACAACAGAGTTTTATGTAAATTGGTTTAAAAAAGTCAAGAAAAACATAAAAAAAGGTGATATTAAAATATTAAAAATATAG
- a CDS encoding TolC family protein — MPKSIYKRKISKSRFLFLFLISVSVCGANLDDVISEYEKKSYTTKINEANLKTYDIKEKALKKGDWNAIKFSTENAYEKSRSYDGININNSITFGILYYKNGYNFTDKKFTENKIGISKTLNDFFYSDTKHNTNVNNISRNIQKIINETSKNDEIRNLIDLYKEYKNKEKEVSQNKISVEGKKKDYNILTKKYQLGTATKFDYDLAKTEYETAQLKYENTERELKILNEKFMIYNVSIPKTEKLEDIKAIELKKEDFYGLKLSEAQKIKLNENLYEERMKKEKFDYNVPKITADAGYSFKNDSVTVGLGITKTFKLYNDTIEDLKNETEKLKLEYERKKNEILSNAGQEILNYTTYQTNVLISKKNLEISKQDYAIFFKKYELGTDTFANYVEKRNVYEKAVIDYEIAKNELAAFTRKIKYYK; from the coding sequence ATGCCGAAATCGATTTATAAAAGAAAAATCAGTAAAAGTCGGTTTTTGTTTTTATTTCTTATAAGTGTTTCAGTATGCGGAGCTAATTTGGATGATGTAATTTCCGAATATGAAAAAAAATCATACACAACAAAAATCAATGAAGCAAATTTGAAAACATATGATATTAAAGAAAAAGCGCTAAAAAAAGGAGATTGGAATGCAATAAAATTCAGTACCGAAAATGCTTATGAAAAGAGCAGGAGCTATGATGGAATAAATATAAATAACAGTATAACTTTCGGAATATTGTATTATAAAAACGGATATAATTTTACAGATAAAAAATTTACAGAAAATAAAATTGGAATATCAAAAACTCTGAATGATTTTTTTTATAGTGATACGAAACATAATACAAATGTAAATAATATATCCAGAAACATACAGAAAATTATTAATGAAACATCTAAAAACGATGAAATACGTAATTTGATTGACTTATATAAAGAATATAAAAATAAAGAAAAAGAAGTATCGCAAAATAAAATATCCGTTGAAGGAAAAAAGAAAGATTATAATATTTTAACAAAAAAATATCAATTGGGTACGGCTACAAAATTTGATTATGACTTGGCAAAAACAGAATATGAAACTGCACAGCTGAAATATGAAAATACCGAAAGGGAATTAAAGATATTAAATGAAAAATTTATGATTTATAATGTTTCAATACCGAAAACTGAAAAGCTCGAGGACATAAAAGCTATTGAATTGAAAAAGGAAGATTTTTATGGATTAAAATTATCGGAAGCCCAAAAAATAAAATTAAATGAAAACTTATATGAAGAAAGAATGAAAAAAGAAAAATTTGACTATAATGTGCCAAAAATTACCGCGGATGCAGGTTATTCCTTTAAAAATGATTCTGTCACAGTAGGTTTGGGGATTACAAAAACTTTTAAGTTATATAATGACACAATAGAAGATTTAAAGAATGAAACTGAAAAACTTAAGCTGGAATATGAACGGAAAAAAAATGAGATACTTTCCAATGCAGGGCAGGAAATACTAAATTATACAACTTATCAGACAAATGTATTAATCAGTAAAAAAAATTTGGAGATTTCAAAGCAGGATTATGCAATCTTTTTTAAAAAATACGAGCTCGGTACAGACACATTTGCAAACTATGTAGAAAAAAGAAACGTATATGAAAAAGCGGTTATAGACTATGAAATAGCTAAAAATGAATTAGCGGCATTTACAAGAAAAATTAAATATTACAAATAG
- a CDS encoding efflux RND transporter periplasmic adaptor subunit, with the protein MLKKKMKEIYKYLKGKTIVFLILGVIFLIACGKKKEENVYEVTTVEKGDISLSIEKTGQVVSENEVSVYTTANQRVNKVFFKAGDNVKKGDIVLTFYPVDKNELQRKIQIKSLEVRQKQRDLRNVSELKKIGGASAVSVDDAKIALQTVQLELLSLKEDFALIVDHIKSPVDGVITAMTADENYRVNTETTLFKVSDVKNMKVEVNLSDTQIKDITPGQRVEITSDSLPDGEKIDGVVSQISGVSVKSTNLDESNTTVSIKLNNSGNLRPGTTINATIFYKESKNVLKIPYNSVINENNKFYVFLVGNDNKISKKEVILGNGDDSYYEVVSGISSGEKIIAVIDENLKDGEKIKIADPNKKTNGKGNKKGNSKPNKNNNRDKDSERNPPQ; encoded by the coding sequence GTGCTAAAAAAGAAGATGAAAGAAATTTATAAATATCTTAAAGGAAAGACGATAGTTTTTTTAATTTTAGGAGTAATATTTTTAATTGCCTGCGGAAAAAAGAAAGAAGAGAATGTATATGAGGTTACAACAGTAGAAAAAGGGGATATAAGTCTTTCTATCGAAAAAACCGGACAAGTAGTTTCTGAAAATGAAGTTTCTGTTTACACTACTGCAAATCAGAGAGTGAATAAAGTATTTTTCAAAGCCGGGGATAATGTAAAAAAAGGCGATATTGTACTGACTTTTTATCCTGTGGATAAAAATGAACTTCAAAGAAAAATACAGATAAAAAGTCTTGAAGTGCGACAAAAGCAGAGAGATTTGAGAAATGTTTCAGAACTGAAAAAAATTGGAGGAGCTTCTGCAGTATCTGTAGATGATGCCAAAATTGCCTTACAGACTGTACAACTTGAGCTTTTATCGCTAAAGGAAGATTTTGCTTTAATAGTAGATCATATAAAAAGTCCGGTTGACGGGGTTATCACAGCTATGACTGCTGATGAAAATTATCGTGTAAATACGGAAACTACTTTGTTTAAAGTATCAGATGTAAAAAATATGAAAGTCGAAGTAAATTTGTCCGATACACAAATAAAAGATATAACACCGGGACAAAGAGTTGAAATTACTTCGGATTCATTGCCTGACGGAGAAAAAATAGACGGTGTCGTTTCTCAAATTTCAGGTGTGTCGGTCAAAAGTACAAATTTAGATGAAAGTAATACTACTGTAAGCATAAAATTAAATAATTCCGGAAATTTAAGACCCGGCACAACCATAAATGCAACTATTTTTTATAAAGAAAGTAAAAATGTGTTAAAAATACCGTATAATTCCGTAATAAATGAAAATAATAAATTTTATGTATTTTTAGTTGGAAATGATAATAAAATAAGCAAAAAAGAGGTAATTTTAGGAAACGGTGACGATTCCTATTATGAAGTTGTAAGCGGAATTTCAAGCGGGGAAAAAATTATTGCTGTAATTGATGAAAACTTAAAAGACGGAGAAAAAATAAAAATAGCAGATCCGAATAAAAAAACGAATGGAAAAGGCAATAAAAAAGGAAATAGCAAGCCTAATAAAAATAATAATAGAGACAAAGATTCGGAAAGAAATCCTCCTCAATAA
- a CDS encoding ABC transporter ATP-binding protein has protein sequence MIDVKKIVKIYKNGNMSLEVLKGLDLYVGKNEYVALMGPSGSGKSTFMNILGCLDKLTSGKYILDGVDVSTMKGDQLSVVRNEKIGFVFQSFNLLPKLSALENVALPALYAGIKREERYKRAEDALKSVGLGERIHHKPNEMSGGQRQRVAIARAIINNPKILLADEPTGNLDSKSGEEVLEIFKTLNEQGTTIVMVTHEEDVAQHCKRIVRLKDGVIESDYIVTDRKGE, from the coding sequence ATGATAGACGTAAAAAAAATAGTTAAAATTTATAAAAACGGCAATATGTCATTGGAAGTTCTTAAAGGTCTTGATCTTTATGTAGGAAAAAATGAATATGTAGCACTTATGGGTCCTTCAGGAAGTGGAAAATCTACATTTATGAACATACTCGGTTGTCTTGATAAATTAACTTCAGGAAAATATATACTTGACGGAGTTGATGTTTCAACAATGAAAGGTGATCAGCTTTCAGTAGTAAGGAATGAAAAAATAGGATTTGTTTTCCAGTCATTTAATTTGCTTCCCAAACTTTCCGCTCTTGAAAATGTAGCACTTCCGGCACTTTATGCAGGAATAAAAAGAGAAGAAAGATACAAACGAGCTGAAGATGCTTTAAAAAGTGTGGGTTTGGGAGAAAGAATTCATCATAAACCTAATGAAATGTCAGGAGGACAGAGACAGAGAGTCGCCATAGCAAGAGCAATAATAAATAATCCCAAAATACTTCTTGCAGATGAGCCTACAGGTAACCTTGACTCAAAATCAGGAGAAGAAGTACTTGAAATATTCAAAACATTAAATGAACAGGGAACGACAATAGTTATGGTAACTCATGAAGAAGATGTGGCTCAACACTGTAAAAGAATAGTAAGGTTAAAAGACGGAGTTATTGAATCCGATTATATTGTTACTGATAGGAAAGGGGAATAA
- a CDS encoding ABC transporter permease, translated as MDFFESLKLAVGNLFSYKIRSFLTMLGIIIGIGAVVMMSSLGAGVKENIVGDLNKLGLGNFQVSIDTSPGQTYKSGDLLTPKDISDLKRIEGVEGASPTSEAFARIEIGKKRKTFIATGVTEDSFKIYNYTILKGRKFLPSEYKKDGKYLILDNTTAKEIFQEENPIGKKIVLNFRRNRQIVTVIGIYKNPLENLGGGGEDVPVFGLLPNNYINHLNGNEGNKFTSLDLKAADPKELNIVMERVKNFLEKRGSKSQIYNVQNIAQGLDEFNNILNMLSLFINGVAAISLFVGGIGVMNIMLVSVTERIREVGLRKAIGAKTRDILSQFLIEAVILTFFGGIMGIFTGYGGALLIGFFIKTAPILSPVVVIVSLIVSTMTGLIFGVYPAKKAANLDPIEALRVD; from the coding sequence ATGGATTTTTTTGAATCATTGAAACTTGCTGTAGGTAATCTTTTCAGTTATAAAATAAGATCATTTCTGACTATGCTCGGAATAATAATCGGAATCGGAGCTGTAGTTATGATGTCTTCTCTTGGTGCAGGGGTTAAAGAGAATATAGTAGGTGATTTAAACAAACTTGGATTAGGAAACTTTCAAGTATCTATAGACACTTCACCGGGGCAAACATATAAAAGCGGTGATTTACTAACTCCAAAAGATATTTCAGATTTAAAGAGAATAGAAGGTGTTGAAGGGGCTTCTCCCACATCTGAAGCATTTGCAAGAATAGAAATAGGAAAAAAAAGAAAAACTTTTATTGCTACCGGAGTAACTGAAGATTCTTTTAAAATTTATAATTATACAATACTTAAAGGAAGAAAATTTTTGCCTTCAGAATATAAAAAAGACGGTAAATATTTAATATTGGACAATACTACTGCTAAAGAGATATTTCAGGAAGAAAATCCTATTGGAAAAAAGATTGTTTTGAATTTCAGGAGAAACAGACAGATTGTAACTGTAATCGGAATATATAAAAATCCTCTTGAAAACTTAGGTGGTGGCGGTGAAGATGTGCCTGTATTCGGACTTCTTCCAAATAATTATATAAACCACTTAAACGGCAATGAAGGAAATAAATTTACAAGCCTTGATTTGAAAGCAGCTGATCCTAAAGAACTGAATATAGTTATGGAAAGGGTAAAAAATTTTCTTGAAAAAAGAGGAAGTAAAAGTCAAATTTACAATGTCCAAAATATTGCTCAAGGACTAGACGAATTTAACAACATACTTAATATGCTTTCTCTCTTTATAAACGGAGTTGCAGCAATTTCTCTTTTTGTGGGAGGTATAGGAGTAATGAATATTATGCTTGTAAGTGTTACCGAGAGAATAAGGGAAGTAGGTTTGAGAAAAGCCATAGGTGCAAAAACACGAGATATTCTTTCTCAATTTCTTATAGAAGCAGTTATTCTGACTTTTTTTGGAGGCATAATGGGAATTTTTACAGGATATGGCGGAGCACTCCTCATTGGATTCTTCATAAAGACAGCTCCTATTTTAAGTCCTGTAGTTGTAATAGTTTCTTTAATTGTCTCAACTATGACCGGACTAATTTTTGGAGTATATCCTGCTAAAAAAGCTGCAAATCTTGATCCTATTGAAGCTTTAAGAGTTGATTAG
- a CDS encoding nucleoside hydrolase, whose amino-acid sequence MQKKKIILDCDPGHDDAVAIMVAGLHKKFDLMGITVVAGNQTYENVTNNALKICDYFDFDIPVYGGMKGPLIRKQIIASDFHGKTGLDGIKLPETSRKIEKENAIDFIINSLSESNENDKITLIPVGPLTNIAMALKIKPEIKEKIEKIILMGGSCSEGNVTPYAEFNIYADPEAAHIVFSSGVPIIMMGLDITNKTMPNEDIISKIQNINTKEGNFLNQALHFPKRYDENGKFLYHTLHDVVTLIYLIDESVVKLEKINCRIELKDDKKYGQTVCRKYDCQKKEIFEEKSEIYAGIEINLDKFWDIIFEVIEVY is encoded by the coding sequence ATGCAAAAAAAGAAAATAATTCTGGATTGCGATCCGGGACATGATGATGCTGTAGCAATAATGGTAGCAGGACTACATAAAAAATTTGATTTAATGGGTATTACAGTAGTAGCAGGTAATCAGACATATGAAAATGTCACTAACAACGCACTTAAAATATGTGATTATTTTGATTTTGATATTCCCGTTTATGGAGGAATGAAAGGTCCATTAATAAGAAAACAGATTATTGCAAGTGATTTTCACGGCAAGACAGGACTTGACGGGATAAAACTTCCTGAAACTTCAAGAAAAATAGAAAAAGAAAATGCAATTGATTTTATTATAAATTCTCTTTCAGAAAGTAATGAAAATGATAAAATTACTTTAATTCCTGTAGGTCCTTTGACAAATATTGCTATGGCATTAAAAATAAAACCCGAAATAAAAGAAAAAATTGAAAAAATAATATTAATGGGAGGAAGCTGTTCAGAAGGAAATGTAACTCCTTATGCAGAATTTAATATTTATGCAGATCCTGAAGCTGCACATATTGTATTTTCATCAGGAGTTCCTATAATTATGATGGGACTTGATATTACAAATAAAACAATGCCTAATGAAGATATCATAAGTAAAATACAAAACATAAATACAAAAGAGGGAAATTTCCTGAATCAAGCATTACATTTTCCGAAAAGATATGATGAAAATGGAAAATTTTTATATCATACTCTTCATGATGTAGTGACATTGATATATCTAATTGATGAAAGTGTAGTAAAATTAGAGAAAATTAACTGTAGAATAGAATTAAAAGATGACAAAAAATACGGTCAGACTGTATGTCGTAAATATGATTGTCAAAAGAAAGAAATATTTGAAGAAAAATCGGAAATTTATGCAGGAATTGAAATAAATCTGGATAAATTTTGGGATATTATTTTTGAAGTGATAGAGGTATATTAA
- the rbsK gene encoding ribokinase: MKKALVIGSLNMDMTAKVEKLPKLGETIFSNEFYESCGGKGANQAVAIAKLGMNTTMIGMVGNDFQGEKLIENLIKHNVKADNIIKSDELTGRAVITVDKNGNNNIIVIPGSNFKITKEHIQNKEKIIFESDIVILQNEIPIDVVEFSLKKAKELNKITIFNPAPATELSSIIYENTDYLILNETETEEIFGININDKVYIGKIFHKKKEHNIKNIILTLGEKGSILFDKDDSVRKYDAYEVNAVDTTAAGDSFIGAFALKICETNNPDIAIKYATAVSAIVVTRQGAQDSIPTVEEIEKFMELNS; encoded by the coding sequence GTGAAAAAAGCTCTTGTAATAGGAAGTCTAAACATGGATATGACTGCAAAAGTTGAAAAGCTTCCTAAACTGGGAGAAACTATTTTCAGCAATGAATTTTATGAAAGCTGCGGAGGTAAAGGAGCAAATCAGGCAGTCGCAATCGCAAAATTAGGAATGAATACCACTATGATAGGAATGGTCGGAAATGATTTTCAAGGAGAAAAACTTATTGAAAATCTTATTAAACATAATGTCAAGGCTGATAACATAATAAAAAGTGATGAATTGACGGGAAGAGCTGTCATAACGGTTGATAAAAACGGAAATAACAATATCATTGTTATTCCCGGCAGCAATTTTAAAATTACAAAAGAACATATACAAAATAAAGAAAAAATAATATTTGAAAGTGATATAGTCATATTACAGAATGAAATTCCTATAGATGTTGTCGAATTTTCTTTAAAAAAAGCAAAGGAATTGAATAAAATTACTATATTCAATCCTGCTCCCGCAACTGAACTTTCTTCTATAATTTATGAAAATACTGATTATCTGATACTAAATGAAACTGAAACTGAAGAAATTTTTGGGATAAATATAAATGATAAAGTCTACATTGGAAAAATATTTCATAAAAAGAAGGAGCATAACATTAAAAATATAATTCTCACACTGGGAGAAAAAGGAAGTATTTTATTTGATAAGGATGACAGTGTCAGAAAATATGATGCTTATGAAGTAAATGCTGTAGACACTACTGCTGCGGGAGATTCATTTATCGGAGCATTTGCACTTAAAATATGCGAAACGAATAACCCTGATATTGCAATAAAATATGCAACTGCTGTTTCTGCTATTGTTGTTACAAGGCAAGGAGCTCAGGATTCTATACCTACAGTTGAAGAAATTGAAAAATTTATGGAGTTGAACAGTTGA
- a CDS encoding BMP family protein, which translates to MKKFLKVLLVMMSCLILIACGNSDKKENAENKGGEEKGKKLKVAVVFAGFLGDKSFNDSAFEGLKKAESDFGIEFKVLESKVPSDWETNFVSAASDDSYDLILAISSQFTDIVNNHADVFKDKKIGIIDSVVKKPNVASVVFAQNEGSFLAGAAAALFTQKTDIPNVNEDKTIGWVGGMDIPVLQDFLTGYKQGAIYIDPETKVLVSFAGTFNDPLKGKELTLAQYSQGADIVMNVASNTGNGILEAAKDTKKYAIGVDINQDDIYPGTILTSMLKRVDVATYDIIKQVHENTFKGGEVVKMNASNGGVGLTDMKIMKDALKEKFPEDILQKINELTEKIKKGEIKVESYPGFKVE; encoded by the coding sequence ATGAAAAAATTTTTAAAAGTATTATTAGTAATGATGAGCTGCCTGATATTAATTGCATGTGGAAATTCAGATAAAAAGGAAAATGCAGAAAATAAAGGCGGTGAAGAAAAAGGAAAGAAATTAAAAGTAGCAGTAGTTTTTGCAGGTTTTTTAGGAGATAAATCCTTTAATGATTCTGCATTTGAAGGTCTTAAAAAAGCTGAATCCGATTTTGGAATAGAATTTAAAGTACTTGAATCAAAAGTTCCTTCCGACTGGGAAACAAACTTTGTTTCTGCAGCTTCTGATGACAGTTATGATTTAATACTTGCCATATCTTCACAATTTACTGACATAGTAAACAATCATGCTGATGTATTTAAAGATAAAAAAATAGGAATTATCGACAGTGTTGTAAAAAAACCTAATGTAGCTTCAGTAGTGTTTGCTCAAAATGAAGGTTCATTTTTAGCAGGGGCAGCTGCCGCACTCTTTACACAGAAAACTGATATTCCTAATGTAAATGAAGATAAAACAATTGGATGGGTAGGCGGAATGGATATACCGGTGTTACAGGATTTCCTTACAGGATATAAACAAGGTGCGATTTATATAGACCCTGAAACAAAAGTACTTGTTTCGTTTGCCGGAACATTTAATGATCCTTTAAAAGGTAAAGAACTTACTCTTGCTCAATACAGTCAGGGTGCGGATATTGTAATGAATGTGGCTTCAAACACAGGAAACGGAATACTCGAGGCTGCAAAAGACACTAAAAAATACGCAATCGGTGTAGATATCAATCAGGATGATATATATCCGGGAACTATACTTACTTCAATGCTGAAAAGAGTAGATGTTGCTACATATGACATAATAAAACAGGTTCATGAAAATACATTTAAAGGTGGAGAAGTTGTAAAAATGAATGCAAGTAATGGCGGTGTAGGGTTAACTGATATGAAAATCATGAAAGATGCTTTGAAGGAAAAGTTTCCTGAAGATATTCTTCAAAAAATTAACGAATTGACAGAGAAAATTAAGAAAGGCGAAATTAAAGTAGAATCTTATCCGGGATTTAAAGTTGAATAA